The region CAATTACTGATGTTTTAATACTATTTGTTAGTGCCATAAAAGCGGCTTTTGAAAATGTAGATACTCCAGAAGATAGATTAAGTTTAGCGATAGCAACATTAAGAGAAGGAATTAATTCTTTTTTGACTATATTGCTAAGCTCTATAATTTCTGATTTTAGATTTACAAAACTTAAAATCCCTTTTGTTATCCCCATTCCAAGTAAACCGATTGTCCCAAGAAGTCCACCTATAACCAGTGTTAGAATCCCGAATGCTCCTATTGGTAAGAGAATGACAGAAGCTAATGTTTTATGGTGATTTATGAATGTAGCTATTGGTGAAAGAATAGCACTGAAAGCCTGTATCATCATATTGAGTGGTGGTAAGAATACAGATCCTATTAAAGATGCTATGTTTTTTATGTTATTCCAAAGTAGCTGGAGCTGTGCAGCTGTAGATTTTGTTAATGCTTCAAATTCTTGTTGCATAGAACCTGCTTGAGCCCCATCTTGAACCTCTTTTATTTTCTCTTTTAGTCTATCAAGATTATTCACAAGGATTTGTATCTTACCAACATGTTCCAGACCAACCCAATCTTTTAAAAGCTGTGTTTGTTTTGTTGAGTCCAGTCTTTTTACTGCATCTAAGACTTTAATAAGAGCCTCTGAAGGATTCTGTTGTTTTAATTTCATAAATTCATCTTTAGTCATTCCAATAGCAGACAGGACATTTAAGAATCCTTTATCCATTGCTTGGGTTCTGGTTAAAAGTGTTCTGAATGAGGTTGCTGTTTCTTCTGAAGAAATACCTGCTTCTTTAATAACAGCTCCAAATACTGCTGCATATTTTGCTTCTATCCCGAATGCTTTTGCTGTAGCACCAACTCTTTTCAAGATATCAATAATATCTTTGGCAGCTGCTCCCATTGTGTTTGACAGGTAATTAACTGTATCACCAACTTCCTGCAAAGCCTGGATTGTTGGAATAGCAAATGCATTTTTTATTTCTCCAAATGCTTTTCCTGCTTCTTCTGGAAGCATATCAAATGCAAAAGCAGCCTTTGATACCATTTCTGTAAATTCTATAAGCTGTTCTTTGGGAATTCCCATCTGGGAGAGTGAAGCAGATAAAGCAAATATCTCGTCTGTTGCTATTGGAATTTGAGAAGACATTTTTATGAAAGCTTCTGTATATTTGGAAAGCTGTTCTTCTGAAGCTCCTACAACTTTATTGAATTCATAAACCTGTTTTTCAAGCTGAATAGCTGAGGCAACGGGCAGGGCAAAAGCTGCTGTAATACTTCCACCTAAGATAGCCAGATCCTTACCAATATTTGCAAGCTTGCTTGAAGTTTTGTATAAACTGTCCAGAGATTTCTGGACTTCCTCAGAAACTTTTTCTATATGTTTTAGAGGCTCAGATATCTTATCTATTACCTCAAAGATTACTCCGACCCTGAATATATCATCAGCTCCAAACATCATAATCCTCGAATTATTTCTAAGATTTCTCCAATAACTTTAATCTTTGCTTTTTGGAGGAAATGTTTCCCTTCTATTTTTGTCTGCTTTTTCAGGACAAATAATGGAATAACTTGTTTTTTCTTTGATGCCATCAGAACATTATTTTTAATGAATATGTTAAAACCTTGCTTTTTAAGTACATCTATAAAAGCCCTTGGAGAACCATACTTTTCAGTTTGCTTTTTTATTTTTTTGTTCACTGGAATAGCAAGGAATTTTGCATTTATAGGTTTTATAGTTGCTCCATGTTCCTGTGCAGGTCCATATTCTACATTAGTTCCAACTGCAGACCAGTTATCTCCTATTTCTACTTTTATACTTCTTCTTAGGTGTCCTGTATCAACGGGAACCTCTTCTTTTGCATACTTTTCCGCTCTTGCTGCCACTTCTTTCAGAAATCTTCTTTCCTTTTCTTTGAATTCTTTTACCTTTTTTTCTAATGCTTTGTGAAACCTTTCAAAACCAAAAGTCCCTGCCATTATGCATTTTCCTCTTGCCAGTTATTCTCCGGATTGTAATCTGTGTCTTCTGCTTCACTTTCAACCAGTTGTGGTAGATAATCCTCAATAATTGCTTTAGCTTGCTGCTCGTTAATTATTCCTGCTGCTACAAGTTTTGAAATACTATCAACTACATCTTTAAGGTCTTTTTTGTAAGGCTCAGGGAATTCCACTTCTGTTTCGTAGGTATTGAATTTATAGCCTTCATGCAACTCTAAAAGCTTAAGTATAATCCTGTTTGCATCCTGAAGAGCCTGTTTCCATATAAGCTGTCTTCTTTTTGTTTTTCTGATTATTGGGTGCATTTGTTCTTTTACTGAAGCAAGAGAGGAAGGAGTATGAGCTCCTAAAAGGAACTCTGGGGTTTCAGATAATATGACAATGTTATAGAAAAGTATTTCAAGGAAGTCTTTTAATTCTCCGAATGGTCTGGAACTTTCTAAGAATTTAGCTTCACTATCTTCGGGAAGAAGTAATGCTTTATTCATATCCCAGTTTTTTATCTGTTTTTCAGCTGCTTCTGTATCTCTTGTGATGATAACTGGGGTTGGTGTTCCGTGATATTTAAGGTTTTTTCTTGCAGCTTCTATTGTATCGCTGTAAGCCTTGATGGCTTTTATGGTGGCTTCTGTTATATCCCCAGTTCCATATAATTCCCCTGCAAATCTATCATAGGCAATATGGATAAGAGGAATTTCTTTTAACTTGTTTTCTACTCTTTTTACTAATCTATCATCTTTGTATGTTTCTATAGATGCAGAGGTTAATCTTGTTGTAATTTTTGTCTGGCTAACGCCTTGTAAGTCTGGGTTGATTATATGGGTAATAAGAGCTTCTCTGTAGTCTCTTATGTCTTCAGGATTTGGGATTATGGAAACTTTACCGGGGAAGACAGTCATTATATCAATACCGTTCTTGTATCCTATAAACAGGTAAGCATTTCCAAAAAGTGAAGCATCTCTACCAGCAGATTGAACCTCTTCCAGGTTGTTGTTCCAGATTTTTTGGAGAATACTTTGAGCCTCTGGATCTTCACATTTTATAGAAAAACCATCTGCAAAAATGAAAGATGCTGATATATTTGTTATAGCTTTTACAAAAAACTCTTCTCTGTAATACTGTTTTAGTTTTTCAGGGTCAAGCTGGGAGTAATCATCTTCAGCTATTTTACTCCAAAGAGAATCAATCAGAGCTGGTACTTTTCTTAATGGAGTCTTAAATATATCAAAAAATCCCATAGTTCACCTTTTGGAAAATACTTTGATAAAAGATTAATTCTGGTGTAAAAGAATTGTTAGGACAGGTTGGACAAGGAATGTCTATTAGTTTATATTTAAAATAAACTGTAAAAGAGGTATAGTTAATGAATATTTATGATAAAAAATACATAAAAGATTACATTAAAGAACAGTTAAGAAGTTTTTACGAAAAACATGGATGGAAACATCTGGAAGTTTTTTTGGAAATTAATGTGGTTAGATATAAAGGATTTAGAGTAAGCGTTAAATTTATGGATGATAGAGGGGAAATAAAATACATTGAGCGATTTTTACCTGAATTTGAATTAGAAAGGGTTTTTTCAAAAGATATTGCTATAACAATGTTTATGGATTCAATAGTTTCTTATGTTATTAATGAATATGGAAGAATACATCCTGAAGGAATATATGTGAGACAAATTATAAATGAGCCGATTAAACCTGAAGATATGTCCTCAGATATCCTTAAGTTTTTCATAAAGTAAAGGTGCATTATCTTCTGCGAATCCGAGTATAAACTCATAGACTCCTGGTTCTGTTATTGTTTCTTTATGCTTTTGAAGGATTTTCTCAACAAAGTTTTCTAATTCAGTATCTCCAGTTCTTAAAGCTCTTTCCATATCATAAATATCTACTCCAACAAATTCGTCAATATCTATATCCTGCTTATAAATAAACTCTAAAGCATCTTTAATCTGCTTTACTTCTTTATCTTTTACCTTCACCATCACCAAGTTCCATAAAAGTTTTATTTCCTTTGTGTTTTTCTAAACGTATTTTTAACTGCTGTATATAATTTACAACTCTTTCTTTATTGGTGCTACCTTTTTCCTTGTCAACTTTGAAAAATGTTCTAATTTTCAGTGTATCTTTATCTATTATAGCTATAGTTCCAGTTTTATATTTTGTGAACATATACTTCCCTGTATCTTTATTTCCAACATCATCAAGATAGTAAACACGATTTGGATTTTCTAAAGTTTCTTTTAGAACTTTATCAAACTTTTCTTTGTAGTAAGCTTTTCTGTCTTCTCTTAAATTTTTCCATGATACTCCAAAAAGATTTGGAATGTGTTTTTCTAATTTTTCTTCTTCGGTTTGCTTTTTTACCCAGCTTGGAATTTTATCCTTCCTCACATCTTTCAAAATTTTCCTTGTGTTTTTGATATGCCTTTTCTTCTCTTTTGAAAACTGTATCTCTTTTTCTGAAACAATAGGTTTTTTCCCTATCTGGGCTGGAGATATTGCACATGTGCAGTTTGGGTGTAGTGGTATATCTCCTCCTACATCAGCTTCGTATATAATCCCACATCGCGCTTGACATTTAGGGCAGGGGGTTTTACCACATAGCCACTTAACTTTGTTTATTCCCATTTTTTTGTAGTAATGCAAAGATCCATGAGTGTAGGCTCTTGCTGTTTCTGTTCTTGCAATTATTAAAGCTCTATCGTAAACATCTCTGAATACTTCATTTGAAGGAAGTGGTGTTTTGGCAATCCTTCTTGCGATTTTATAAACAGACTCTCCCTGAAGCATGCCAAAAGATACCTGTTTTTTTATCTTATTGATTAGGTCTTTAGAAAGATTATCAGAAAAAACCATTGAATAGGCTGTCAAAAAACTAACTGCCTCTTTTGGAACTAAGAAAAAGCTTTCTTTTATCTGCAGATCCTTGACTGATTGTTTGAAAACTTCCTTAAATGTTTCTTTTATCTGGGGTATATCTTTTTCTTCTGCCTTTTCTACTATTTCTTGAAATGCTTCTTTTAAACTCTGTGAAACTTCCTGCAGACTCTCTTCTGCAATTTTTTTCATTAAATGCTGGGACGGTTTTTCAAGAGTGTTCTGGATATCTTTTTCTATTTCTTTTAACAGATTTTGCAGTCTCCAGTTTTGATATGGTGTTTCTTCCTGATTTAGGAGCTTTTGTGAAATTTCTTTTTGAGCTTCTTCAAGAAGTTTTACATACTCTCTGGCATATTGATTACCGCTTCTTAGTAATTTTTTCTTTGCTTCTTTTGCTTTCTTCTGGATTATATTTTGTATGTTAGCCATAATACACTTTCAGGTAAGTTTTGATTGCAACCTTTTCAGTTCCTACATAGTAGTCTTCAAGCTTAATAGCTATATACTGCTGATTTAGAACTGTGATTATATCTCCAGCATTAATGCCAGCATCAAAGGGAAGATAGGTAACGGCGTCATATTCTTCTGAAAATCCAAATTCATCTGTGTTTGTGGATGTTATTTTTGAGGTGAAATAGCCATTTACTATACTCTGGTCGGAAAGAGTTATAGGAACCTTTGGAAAAGGAAGGCTGTCAAATATTTTTCTAAACAGGTCTGGTTTTAATCCCATTTTGGTTCCTCTTCAGGAAGGGGAACTATTTTCACTGTAGAGCCTGTTTCTTTTTTTAGCTTCTCTTTATAATCTGCAAGAAGCGTCTTTAAGGCTTCTAATCTGCTGTTACCCTCTACTTTAAGGTCTCCTATGGAAGCTGATTGAATAGCAGAGATTTCTATTTTTATCAGCTCAATAACAAGTTTATAAAGGGCTATCTTTTCTGAAGGCTCATTTAAAAACTCATCTGCAAGTGTTTCAGTTGTGGTCTGGTCTGCAAAAGGAAGTCTAACTAATGCTTTCTGGACAAGAGATGTTTTATCAATAGCCATAGGAAACCTCAAAGAAGAGGGCAGGAGCCCTCAGAATTAGAGAGTAATTCTTATTCCGTATTTATTAGAAAGGACAACACCGTTATATCTCTCTGTATAAGCAAGAAGTATTTCTTGAGATGTTATGTCAAAGTCTCTATCTACCTGCAGGCTCTGTCTGTGCTGGTAGTACTGGTCTTTTTTCGGAATTACAAGGTCAACTGGTCCTGTAGGGTCATAGTGAACTGTATCTATTATGTCAAAATCAAAAGTAAGCCTTTCTCCTCTCTGTCCTGCTACAGTGGAATCTTTTTTAGCCTGAATAAGTTCTGCTGCTACTTCAACAGGTGCTATAACAACAGGTTTTCTGATGCTGTCTTTTTTGAGTTTTCTTAGGAGTTTAGCCCAGGCAGTGTTAAGTGTTTTTATCCAGGATGTTGCATAAGCTACAGTGTCGTAATTTGTTTTCTTTATAAGACCATACATGGCAGCAGCTTTATCAACCACAGCCTGTTCTTTCGCTTTTCTTGTTGCATCCTCTATTTTCCACCATTTATTATCTTCAAACCAGACCTTTAAAAGAGCTATTCCAGCAGCATAAGTAACATTTCT is a window of Persephonella marina EX-H1 DNA encoding:
- a CDS encoding phage tail tape measure protein — protein: MFGADDIFRVGVIFEVIDKISEPLKHIEKVSEEVQKSLDSLYKTSSKLANIGKDLAILGGSITAAFALPVASAIQLEKQVYEFNKVVGASEEQLSKYTEAFIKMSSQIPIATDEIFALSASLSQMGIPKEQLIEFTEMVSKAAFAFDMLPEEAGKAFGEIKNAFAIPTIQALQEVGDTVNYLSNTMGAAAKDIIDILKRVGATAKAFGIEAKYAAVFGAVIKEAGISSEETATSFRTLLTRTQAMDKGFLNVLSAIGMTKDEFMKLKQQNPSEALIKVLDAVKRLDSTKQTQLLKDWVGLEHVGKIQILVNNLDRLKEKIKEVQDGAQAGSMQQEFEALTKSTAAQLQLLWNNIKNIASLIGSVFLPPLNMMIQAFSAILSPIATFINHHKTLASVILLPIGAFGILTLVIGGLLGTIGLLGMGITKGILSFVNLKSEIIELSNIVKKELIPSLNVAIAKLNLSSGVSTFSKAAFMALTNSIKTSVIALRSLTMAAISFVFTPVGAVLTGIAIAGYLVYKNWDKVKGLFKAIYNFLYLDRIKAFWMGFKEGFSDISNAIKPLKDAFSNLARALEPVFQAIAKVFGFKYNPDNSAFIIFARMGILAGKTLVSVISIIAEFIAGLINLITEAIKFGSKLIYTVIHPFETIKEFLKNFNLFDIGRSIIEGLLNGIKSMISKPVEAVKNIGKNIVGGIKEFLGIKSPSKVFMEIGLFALEGLKVGILGKENEILKLMSGLADNLSNPFKESKNNFTEVPIYPVQNTKKTEKKSTTVVIKQIIINTQATNSKEIAQELPKELEKLDWSLIAENI
- a CDS encoding phage portal protein, producing the protein MGFFDIFKTPLRKVPALIDSLWSKIAEDDYSQLDPEKLKQYYREEFFVKAITNISASFIFADGFSIKCEDPEAQSILQKIWNNNLEEVQSAGRDASLFGNAYLFIGYKNGIDIMTVFPGKVSIIPNPEDIRDYREALITHIINPDLQGVSQTKITTRLTSASIETYKDDRLVKRVENKLKEIPLIHIAYDRFAGELYGTGDITEATIKAIKAYSDTIEAARKNLKYHGTPTPVIITRDTEAAEKQIKNWDMNKALLLPEDSEAKFLESSRPFGELKDFLEILFYNIVILSETPEFLLGAHTPSSLASVKEQMHPIIRKTKRRQLIWKQALQDANRIILKLLELHEGYKFNTYETEVEFPEPYKKDLKDVVDSISKLVAAGIINEQQAKAIIEDYLPQLVESEAEDTDYNPENNWQEENA
- a CDS encoding HK97 gp10 family phage protein, with translation MAGTFGFERFHKALEKKVKEFKEKERRFLKEVAARAEKYAKEEVPVDTGHLRRSIKVEIGDNWSAVGTNVEYGPAQEHGATIKPINAKFLAIPVNKKIKKQTEKYGSPRAFIDVLKKQGFNIFIKNNVLMASKKKQVIPLFVLKKQTKIEGKHFLQKAKIKVIGEILEIIRGL